The Rhinolophus sinicus isolate RSC01 linkage group LG15, ASM3656204v1, whole genome shotgun sequence region GTATCCCCTAGAGACCTGcatgcttttttttcctccactatGAAGTTCAGAAACAGGCAAGGAGGATGGCTGACCTCTGTGAAAAGAAGTGAAAGCGTTACTGTCCTTGGTACACTGGCAAAATGACAAGTCAAAGGTCTGTGGGTCCCTATTCACTTCCCAGAAGGATCAGTGACAGGAAAACAAGGCTTAACGACTTAGAATAATGAAGCACCTGGGTTTTGCTAGAGAATTTCTACACTTGGCTGGGAAAACAACGTCCAGAGATGCAGACACTAATCTAGTACCTGCGTTTGTATATGGACAGCATCAGTAAGGCATGGACTTCTGGCTGGTAGTGCCCTAAAACTACTGATTTGGTCGGAGCTTCTCAAGTGGTTGCTCTAGGTCAGTGCCCATTGGATATTGTAGGTGACTTGAGGGTGGTGGAGTTATTTTCCCTGCAAGGCACTTGTTTTTCCAGCTATTTGCTAAACCTGAAGAGCAGCAAGGGCTGGTGTAACCTGGGTTGTAAAAGCAGGGATGAGGGCAGCCTGAGGAGGCGGGGCTCCATGGAACATACCTCCTGCTGTTTGACTAGTCAGCCATGGAGGCCAGGTCTTGCTGCCACTGAGCATGTCTCTAGATCACTGTTTCCCACTTCAAtctgttatttcttattttaactgATACTGAAATAGTCCCAGCTTCATTGGTGAGATCAGTGCAGGGCAGAGGTTGAAACGATGGATCTATTTTCATCTCACATGATTTAAGATGTATGCAAAATTGGTTTGAATGAAGCCTAGGACTGCTGAAATCAAGACAAAGCAAGCCTTCCATCCCCACCCAAGCAGGTCACTGTGAAATTTGGTCCTTAATTAAGGATGAGGCCAGCTCATCTCCCTAGCAAGCCTAGGACCTCTTCTAATTTCCTGTCTTAGGTGTAGCAGCTCTTTCACAGGCCTAAGATACTTGAGTCCTCGTATCTTCCTGCCAGAAAAAGCCTTGAAGCTGGTTCACCCTCTCCACCTGCCAGCAGCAAGAGGTCAGCCCCACAGCAGTGCTGACCAACTTGGCCCAAAGCCCCTGCTAATCAGCATGATCCTAGACACAACTGGACATCACTCCATAAGGGGACATCAGAGAGAGGTGACAAAAATACTTTCTCAGACCAGGGGCAACACTAAAGGGGGTGAGAGTTTTTTATAGAGTACTAAACaatcaaaaatatacatttctagaAGGGCTACAAAAACATTACTCTCTGAATTCTGTCAGTTTACTCTTCtacatataatttgtattttttatcagCATGAATTAAGTTTCTCAAACTTAATTTTGTCCCCCCCCCCTTTAAGAATCTGGCTtacaaaaattactttaattccTAATTAGGAAAGAGCTCGTTTATATAACCAACTCTTTCCAACTAGAGATGGGAAAAGCCACTGTAAATTGAAACAAGTAAGAAAATCAGTGTTATTTCTGGAAATCTATTCCACCCCTTAGGATAAATTCTAACAGCATCATTCAAGTACTGGGCTGAGTCAGGTCACACAGTGGTACATGGGAGTTCAAGATCACAGGTTCCATTATGGGGATCACAGCTCCTGGTCCTAAACCTTGTCCAGTTACCTCAGACTGCCAGGTGAGCACTCATTACTTGGGCATTTGCTAAGCACCTACCCCCTGGATGGGCATGTAGCAGTTCCAGCAACTACCCAGCACCGTGAAGCATTCAGCACTTCGCAGGCTTGGGATTAAGacaggctttttgtttttgagggaGAACAGATTCTGGTCACATTAGCTGGGGCTTTACCTTAAACATGGGGTCTAGTTTCCTGCTTTTCTAGTTCCGTGGACGTGCTTGGTATGTGTTGGTCCTGTTGATTTCTTGGGTTTCCACCATCACAGCCCTTGGTGTGACTGCTCTCCGATGCTCTGCACCTCTCTGGCAGGTGGTACGACCAGAGAAATAGCAGTCAATAAGAAAGTGGTTTGTCACAGGTGGACAGGCAAGGAGCTGGGCCAGGTCACACCACCTAGTCTAGCCCTATGAGAAAGGCAAAAGGATTCCAAATCCTTCCTGAGCAGATTCAGCTGGCAAACCTTGTAAAGAGATACAAAACACCTGTTTGGAAAGTTAAATACAGTATTTAAGACGATTCTTTCCTCTTCTTACTCATTATCAGCCtccactgtgctccaaccaccttCCCATGTAAGCTCTGTCTTAGCCACACAAGGGCCACTTCTCCCCTCCTGAGGCCTGTTTACTCTCAATTTAAATTCAAGATAGGGAAAAATTGCACTTGAGAATGAatcatccattttattttattgtcatgtgctcacagcctctctctcctctccctggcaGGTCAcagagataaattaaaaataaaatctacaaggaaaataatttataaaagcaCTTTACAGGCTCATGCCTTCTATCCCTACTGCTCAGTTAATGTgttgccccctcccccaagtgGGGAGAAGAATCAGTGCTTCCCCTCAACTCACTCCTACTCATCTGGGGGCAGACACAGTACTCCAGagccaggcaggggtgggggcagcagtggCGAACAGTTAGAGACACTGGTCCTAGAACCTTCTGGCCACCTTGGcactcccctctgcctccctcaggAGCCCTTGCTAAGTTGGGGGTGCGGAGAAGCTGCCTGTGGCCAACACCCTGGCAGGGAGGTGCTCTCATCCCCCATTACATGCACTTCTCGTTCTCCTAGAAACAAACCCGAAAAAGAAAGCAGACAGAGACCTCGGGACAGAGGAGAAAAATCCCAAGTGTTCACACAGTTACACGGAGTCTTTATGGCAAAGAGAACATTTAGCAGCTTTGAATATTAGGGTATCTCCTTTTTACTCAACACAAGCATTCTAGACCCTATAAGTGAATCAGGGCTCAAGCCCTTAAATCAAAGCGCAAGAAACTCTAGGAGGACTAGTTTGTTGTTGCTGGGTTTTGTAGTCTGTCTTTTCCAGTGATAAGCCCAGTTATTGGTGGGAGGCCTGAGGAAAGTCACTCCCCGGTGTTGTGCTGAATACTTCCTAGCTTCTCCTTATCCCCCTGCCTCAGAGCAGCCCCCAGGAGGCTGCAGGCCCACACTGGGGGGGCATTGCCAACACCCCAGCTGCAGAAGAGCTGGTGGGTGGGAcagaggggcaggaagagaaCAGCGTTAGCATGCAGGCTCTGATGGAGTCCTTGGAGCCTCAGCTCAGGGTAACTGGGCAGAGGGAGATGGAGTGGCAGGGCAGTGAGTGACATGCTTGGTGTTGGGGCTGTTGCAACATGGGACCTTGTGACCCTTTCCTGTTCACTCTACCCTTTAACCCTAACCCTCCAACTCAAGTGTTGGGTCCCAGTGACTCCCCTATAATTGAAATATTCCAGGAGATATCCAAGAGCTCCCCTTGAAGAATGCCAAAATGCAGGAGCATAAAGAGTTCACAAAGCCTTTCCCAGAACTCGCCCTGTTTCACCCCTCCCCTGGGGTGAAGTGGGGTTCACTCACACCAATGACCTAGTCCCACCTAAAACCTGCTGCCTGGAATCCTGGCCAGATTCAACCTTATCCTGCATGTTTgattttcttcctgctttgattttttttttggtttctttccttccttcctcccagcaATGAGGCTTTCTActacttccttccctctcccaagtCCCTTTCTTCCCCCTTTGTCGGCCTCCATCAATGCCATCACCACCCCTTCTCTcgaaggaaagggggaggggtcAGGACCCTGTCCACCCTTTAAACCATCTGACCACTTCCACCGTCCGCCGTGGGGGAAGCTCAGCCAGACAAGCCTGTGCCTGCCTCTTCCTGCCCACTGCCCCGCAGTCATCCCATCGGAGAAGATCTATTGGATAAGAAGGCATTCAAGTCCCCCGCTGTAGGTCCAGGTCCAGGCCCAGCCCTTCTCCAGTTCCCATCTTGGTGAGCGTCAACCCCTCTTCTTCCCCACGCTCACTTCCTCCGGTCCTTTGGCTTCCTCTCCTGCCGCCGGGCCTGCTGGTCGGCCAGCGCCCGGGGAATGAGGAGGACACTGCCGTCCCCGGTGTACTGGAGCGCATACTGACTGGGTGAGTAGGGTCGCCCATTCTCGTCTCGCAGCCGCCCAAACACCTCCTGGTACAGGCTCTGCACCTTCTGCTTCATCTGCCGCAGGGACCGGAGGAACTCCACCTTCTCCCGCAGCAGCCGGGCTTTATCGCGCTGCAGATCCTCCACGTCCCGCTCCAGGTTCAGGATGGTGTCCAGCTTCCGCTTGCGGCAGTTCTGCGCCGCCATCTTGTTCTTGCCTCGGCGCCGTATGTCCCGGATGAGGCTCAGCTGCGCCTCGCTGAGCTGGTATTTGGACAGCAGCTCATTGAACTCCTCCACAGGCAGGTTGATGATTTTGTCATTGGTGAAGGGGATCTTCATGGCTCGGGCTCGATGCTCATCCCGGCTCATCTGCTTGTCCAGGAAGTCGCTCTGCTTCTCCTTGCTGCCTTTCTTGAGCGTGCTGGGTGGTGGCAGGTCAGCAGAGTCGAGCGCGCTGGGCGCCATGTTGTACGTGTGGTTGTGGCCCACGTGCTCCAAGTAGGGCAGGCAGGAGAGCGGAGACGGATCCTGGTAGCTCATGCGGCAGAACTTGGAATACTCAGGCTGGTAGCCCACAGCGCCCTCGGCCTCTTCTAGATCCAGGGTCTCAGAGTCAGAGCTGTAGCCAACAGCACCTTCCtcggaaaaagaggaagaggcgGAGGAAGAGgcggaggaagaggaagaagacgAGGAAGAACTGCCTTCAGAGCTGCTCAGGGAGGAAGGGCTATGGCTGGAGTCCAAAGAGAGGCCTGAGTCAGAGTCAAATTCCTCTTCCAGCTGGGAGGCCTGCACGGGGTTGAAGCCTTCTTCAATGGCCAGGTCCATCAGGCTGATCTCATCCAGCATGGCTTCATCTAGCAACCCCCCCAGCGGGTCAGGCAGCTCCGGGCCTGCTGTGTCATTGGCTGTGCCGTTGAGCTGGGGTGGAAAGAAGAGGCCAGCCAGGTTGGTAGAGCCAAAGGTGGAGTTGAGGTTGGTGGAATTGCTGGGGACCAGTGGGAGCAATGTGGAACTGTCGGCCACAGGCAGGCTCTCCACCTCAGGGCTGAAGAGCGAGAAGTCCTGGCTGCAGCCCCCCAGGGACGCCTGATGCAGGCTGACGTTCTGATTGATGGGAGTGTTAGGGGCAAGGCTGTAGTTGGCGCTTAGTGGGTCTCCAGGAGGCGCACTGTACAGGATCTCACTTGTTGATGTGTTCACTTCCATGGCCTAGAAGGGGAGAAGAGCACCACCTTTCACTCACAGCAGACTCCCCAGGCACCCAACACAGGCAGAGCGGCATGGGTGTAAAGGCAGGAGACTGCAAATCAGAGCTCAGAGCATCAGCTCCTGGCCCCGCTTGGTCCACCAGGCCTGGCAGAGATGGGTTCCTCTCTATGGATTCCACCTCAGTGCAGGACTGACCTGCTCATGTTTGGCCGGACTCCCCATCTTGGAAGGAGAGTAAGAAAACACCTAACACTGACTACCTCTTCACTACAAAATCAGCACAGTGAAAAGACCAAGCCTTGGAGTAAGAAAACCTAGCTGCACCACTTGCTATGTGACCACGGGCatctcacttctctgagcttccatttcttcaactttcaaataataaaggcgggcggccggttggctcagttggttagagcacagtgctcataacaccaacgtcgccggatcgattcccacatgggccagtgagctgcgccctccacagctagattgaaaaaacaaacaaacaaaaaacaacgacttgacttggagctgatgggtcctggaaaaacaatgtttcccaatattccccaataaaaaaaaatttttttaatttaaaaaaataataaagggctGACTAGATGATTGTGAGGGCCAAATGAGACGCTCTGCAGCACTGCAGGAGGGTCAGCTTTTATAAACGCTAACTAAACCTGGGAAGCACCCAGCCAAGTGATGGTCTGCTTGAAGGAAAGGCAAGCAGCACACTTAAAAAAGGCAGGTCTGCTATAAAAGGCTCAGCCACGGGGTTTTAACCCAAACTCCCCACTCCTGACTCTATGCCCTGCTGCCCCAAGGAGACGCCTGGACAGTTACCTCTCAATGTCCTGCACTTTCCTATGGATCAGACAGAGAGTGTTACTCTTTCGCTTCCCAGAGGTGAGTGCTACAACATTCCACCCACACCAAGTCCGATAGGTTTGTGCCCTGTTCTGATAATCCTACCTGCATCTCCATGATGGACATGAGATCTTGCCACTGCTGTTCCAAATCAAATGGCGACTCTGTCCCCGTCAGGAGAGGAGACAAGAGGTTGTTTTGAAGACCTGGAGGCTCACTCTCACTAGGCACTGCTTCCGTTAAGCTGGAAATGTCTGCTGGAAACTAGGGCAAAATACAGAGGCTTTAACAGAGAAGGAAAGCCCAGCCTTCTGCTTTCCTCCCAGAGACTACCACCTGAggtctgtttcttccttcctctgagtTCACTCCCAGCAGCCAGGACAAGGCCAGCACCAAGAGCTAGCCCCTCAGGCAGCCACGGAGGGACACAGCGTGTGCAGGCTGCCCTGCTGGCTTGGCGGGCTCTCCCTGGAGTCCTGCTCACCTCAGCATTCTCCCCAAAGGGGCAGGTGGCCTCCAGCAGCCTAAGGCACTCTTCCAGGGACAGGGCCGTCTGGTCCTCCCCATCAGGCACCTGTGGCAACAGCAACTGTAAGTCTGACCGACCTGGGCCTTGGCTGCCTGCGGGCCGAAGCCTCTTCCCCAGCCTTTCCAGGGGGACGCTGAAGGAGGGCCTGCATGGTTGTAGGCCTATACTCTCCCTCTGTTCCCCAGCTAATGACTGACCCTAAGGCCCAAAATcaaggggagaaaagggaaagtgaAGAGTCCTGACACAAGCAGGAAGTTGCCAGGTGCTCTGCCTTCTCTGTAATGTTTGTTGCTAAGGCCTGCTCCCTCTGTTCTGCtcatcccctcccccttcctcagcCCACTCACTGTGACTTGGAGACCCCAACCCAAAAGATACATTCGGGTACATCCCACAGACACAACCTGCCTTCTCTAAGGAGAAGTTTCTGGGAGTGAGCAGAAGTGGGAGTACCTGGGCAGGGAAGCTCTCCCCAGTTTCTCCATCCACTAGCAGGTTTCGTGCCAGAGCTTCTGCGCCCTCGTCTGGCCAGGTGTCCTCCTGCTCCGCTCCATCTTGCAGTTCCTTATCCACATCCTGCTCTTTCTGGCGATGACTATAGTCAAAAATCTCACGCCCAGCCCCCAGGTCAATATCCTGTCGCCAAAGGATGTCAATCAGATCTATGTCCTGAAAGACAGATCACCATGACTTTAGCTGTCAGGTCCAGGGGCACCTCCCTACCGGCCCTGCCCCTCAGATGTCCCTCCTCGCATCACTGGGTGGGTCCCCTCCTAGCCCTACACCTGCAAGCCTCTAGTCCTTGCCCTGCTGTACCAGCAAGGCTTCATTCATTTCCTGACACCAGCCTCCAAAACAACCAGAAGCTAGCGAAAACCACCATACAGGTCTGTGGGCTTAGGATCTGGACCCGAGACAGCCAGGCCAAAAGGCAGGGCCACTCACCACTAAGAAGGAAAGGGGCTGCAGGAGTCATTTCTCATTTGGGGAATGGGAATCCTTAAAAGCCAGGTTTGTAGGAAGCGGGCCACAGCAAGCAAGGGCGAATTGTCATGCAGAATTGCTTCCAGGTGGCCAGGCTTGCATCAGCCTGTGGTGCCATTCATTTGCataaaggggtggggtgggctggaaAGGAAAATCCCTGCATTTACAACCACCTGATGCAACCAATGACAACGGCAGGCTGTCTCCAGCCCTTCCTACCGCCTATTCCCTCTTCCCTAGCTGAGGAAGGAGTAAGGCTGGACACCCACAACTCTTAAAGCCCAGGCTCACCTCAAGGTCCATCCCTGCCAGAATCCCCACTCTCAGCTGATCCTAGCAAGCTGCCTCGATCCCAGGAGAGCCTCAGGCAGTCAGCTGATCCTCTGGGgcaccccacccctgccaaggCCAGCCCCACGGTGCCCCCTCACACACCAGTGCTCTCATTCCCTTCCTTACCACACCCCAGGCCTCACTGACTCCCCATCAATCAACCCACTCAAGGACACAGCCCCCATCACCACTCGGCCACAACTGCCGCCTCGGGTACCAAAACACCTCCCTCCTGGTGGCTCCTGATCAGTTCTGCACCAATTGCCACCCCCATTGCCACCAGCATAGAAGCCCAATAAATAAGAGCCATTTGGGCTTCCTACAcatgctcccccaccccatggcTGAAGAAACCCTACACTGTTCCCTTCCATTCACAG contains the following coding sequences:
- the NFE2L1 gene encoding endoplasmic reticulum membrane sensor NFE2L1 isoform X6, with amino-acid sequence MTRLDRSSHSGGGPAKGSRPLNSLLAGHRVAQPSSGPGSRASVQDIDLGAGREIFDYSHRQKEQDVDKELQDGAEQEDTWPDEGAEALARNLLVDGETGESFPAQVPDGEDQTALSLEECLRLLEATCPFGENAEFPADISSLTEAVPSESEPPGLQNNLLSPLLTGTESPFDLEQQWQDLMSIMEMQAMEVNTSTSEILYSAPPGDPLSANYSLAPNTPINQNVSLHQASLGGCSQDFSLFSPEVESLPVADSSTLLPLVPSNSTNLNSTFGSTNLAGLFFPPQLNGTANDTAGPELPDPLGGLLDEAMLDEISLMDLAIEEGFNPVQASQLEEEFDSDSGLSLDSSHSPSSLSSSEGSSSSSSSSSSASSSASSSFSEEGAVGYSSDSETLDLEEAEGAVGYQPEYSKFCRMSYQDPSPLSCLPYLEHVGHNHTYNMAPSALDSADLPPPSTLKKGSKEKQSDFLDKQMSRDEHRARAMKIPFTNDKIINLPVEEFNELLSKYQLSEAQLSLIRDIRRRGKNKMAAQNCRKRKLDTILNLERDVEDLQRDKARLLREKVEFLRSLRQMKQKVQSLYQEVFGRLRDENGRPYSPSQYALQYTGDGSVLLIPRALADQQARRQERKPKDRRK
- the NFE2L1 gene encoding endoplasmic reticulum membrane sensor NFE2L1 isoform X5; protein product: MTRLDRSSHSGGGPAKGSRPLNSLLAGHRVAQPSSGPGSRASVQDIDLIDILWRQDIDLGAGREIFDYSHRQKEQDVDKELQDGAEQEDTWPDEGAEALARNLLVDGETGESFPAQVPDGEDQTALSLEECLRLLEATCPFGENAEFPADISSLTEAVPSESEPPGLQNNLLSPLLTGTESPFDLEQQWQDLMSIMEMQAMEVNTSTSEILYSAPPGDPLSANYSLAPNTPINQNVSLHQASLGGCSQDFSLFSPEVESLPVADSSTLLPLVPSNSTNLNSTFGSTNLAGLFFPPQLNGTANDTAGPELPDPLGGLLDEAMLDEISLMDLAIEEGFNPVQASQLEEEFDSDSGLSLDSSHSPSSLSSSEGSSSSSSSSSSASSSASSSFSEEGAVGYSSDSETLDLEEAEGAVGYQPEYSKFCRMSYQDPSPLSCLPYLEHVGHNHTYNMAPSALDSADLPPPSTLKKGSKEKQSDFLDKQMSRDEHRARAMKIPFTNDKIINLPVEEFNELLSKYQLSEAQLSLIRDIRRRGKNKMAAQNCRKRKLDTILNLERDVEDLQRDKARLLREKVEFLRSLRQMKQKVQSLYQEVFGRLRDENGRPYSPSQYALQYTGDGSVLLIPRALADQQARRQERKPKDRRK
- the NFE2L1 gene encoding endoplasmic reticulum membrane sensor NFE2L1 isoform X2 — protein: MLSLKKYLTEGLLQFTILLSLIGVRVDVDTYLTSQLPPLREIILGPSSAYTQTQFHNLRNTLDGYGIHPKSIDLDNYFTARRLLSQVRALDRFQVPTTEVNAWLVHRDPEGSVSGSQPSSGLALESSSGLQDVTGTDNGVRESETEQGFSEDLEDLGAVAPPVSGDLTKEDIDLGAGREIFDYSHRQKEQDVDKELQDGAEQEDTWPDEGAEALARNLLVDGETGESFPAQVPDGEDQTALSLEECLRLLEATCPFGENAEFPADISSLTEAVPSESEPPGLQNNLLSPLLTGTESPFDLEQQWQDLMSIMEMQAMEVNTSTSEILYSAPPGDPLSANYSLAPNTPINQNVSLHQASLGGCSQDFSLFSPEVESLPVADSSTLLPLVPSNSTNLNSTFGSTNLAGLFFPPQLNGTANDTAGPELPDPLGGLLDEAMLDEISLMDLAIEEGFNPVQASQLEEEFDSDSGLSLDSSHSPSSLSSSEGSSSSSSSSSSASSSASSSFSEEGAVGYSSDSETLDLEEAEGAVGYQPEYSKFCRMSYQDPSPLSCLPYLEHVGHNHTYNMAPSALDSADLPPPSTLKKGSKEKQSDFLDKQMSRDEHRARAMKIPFTNDKIINLPVEEFNELLSKYQLSEAQLSLIRDIRRRGKNKMAAQNCRKRKLDTILNLERDVEDLQRDKARLLREKVEFLRSLRQMKQKVQSLYQEVFGRLRDENGRPYSPSQYALQYTGDGSVLLIPRALADQQARRQERKPKDRRK
- the NFE2L1 gene encoding endoplasmic reticulum membrane sensor NFE2L1 isoform X1; this encodes MLSLKKYLTEGLLQFTILLSLIGVRVDVDTYLTSQLPPLREIILGPSSAYTQTQFHNLRNTLDGYGIHPKSIDLDNYFTARRLLSQVRALDRFQVPTTEVNAWLVHRDPEGSVSGSQPSSGLALESSSGLQDVTGTDNGVRESETEQGFSEDLEDLGAVAPPVSGDLTKEDIDLIDILWRQDIDLGAGREIFDYSHRQKEQDVDKELQDGAEQEDTWPDEGAEALARNLLVDGETGESFPAQVPDGEDQTALSLEECLRLLEATCPFGENAEFPADISSLTEAVPSESEPPGLQNNLLSPLLTGTESPFDLEQQWQDLMSIMEMQAMEVNTSTSEILYSAPPGDPLSANYSLAPNTPINQNVSLHQASLGGCSQDFSLFSPEVESLPVADSSTLLPLVPSNSTNLNSTFGSTNLAGLFFPPQLNGTANDTAGPELPDPLGGLLDEAMLDEISLMDLAIEEGFNPVQASQLEEEFDSDSGLSLDSSHSPSSLSSSEGSSSSSSSSSSASSSASSSFSEEGAVGYSSDSETLDLEEAEGAVGYQPEYSKFCRMSYQDPSPLSCLPYLEHVGHNHTYNMAPSALDSADLPPPSTLKKGSKEKQSDFLDKQMSRDEHRARAMKIPFTNDKIINLPVEEFNELLSKYQLSEAQLSLIRDIRRRGKNKMAAQNCRKRKLDTILNLERDVEDLQRDKARLLREKVEFLRSLRQMKQKVQSLYQEVFGRLRDENGRPYSPSQYALQYTGDGSVLLIPRALADQQARRQERKPKDRRK
- the NFE2L1 gene encoding endoplasmic reticulum membrane sensor NFE2L1 isoform X3, which translates into the protein MLSLKKYLTEGLLQFTILLSLIGVRVDVDTYLTSQLPPLREIILGPSSAYTQTQFHNLRNTLDGYGIHPKSIDLDNYFTARRLLSQVRALDRFQVPTTEVNAWLVHRDPEGSVSGSQPSSGLALESSSGLQDVTGTDNGVRESETEQGFSEDLEDLGAVAPPVSGDLTKEDIDLIDILWRQDIDLGAGREIFDYSHRQKEQDVDKELQDGAEQEDTWPDEGAEALARNLLVDGETGESFPAQFPADISSLTEAVPSESEPPGLQNNLLSPLLTGTESPFDLEQQWQDLMSIMEMQAMEVNTSTSEILYSAPPGDPLSANYSLAPNTPINQNVSLHQASLGGCSQDFSLFSPEVESLPVADSSTLLPLVPSNSTNLNSTFGSTNLAGLFFPPQLNGTANDTAGPELPDPLGGLLDEAMLDEISLMDLAIEEGFNPVQASQLEEEFDSDSGLSLDSSHSPSSLSSSEGSSSSSSSSSSASSSASSSFSEEGAVGYSSDSETLDLEEAEGAVGYQPEYSKFCRMSYQDPSPLSCLPYLEHVGHNHTYNMAPSALDSADLPPPSTLKKGSKEKQSDFLDKQMSRDEHRARAMKIPFTNDKIINLPVEEFNELLSKYQLSEAQLSLIRDIRRRGKNKMAAQNCRKRKLDTILNLERDVEDLQRDKARLLREKVEFLRSLRQMKQKVQSLYQEVFGRLRDENGRPYSPSQYALQYTGDGSVLLIPRALADQQARRQERKPKDRRK
- the NFE2L1 gene encoding endoplasmic reticulum membrane sensor NFE2L1 isoform X4, yielding MLSLKKYLTEGLLQFTILLSLIGVRVDVDTYLTSQLPPLREIILGPSSAYTQTQFHNLRNTLDGYGIHPKSIDLDNYFTARRLLSQVRALDRFQVPTTEVNAWLVHRDPEGSVSGSQPSSGLALESSSGLQDVTGTDNGVRESETEQGFSEDLEDLGAVAPPVSGDLTKEDIDLGAGREIFDYSHRQKEQDVDKELQDGAEQEDTWPDEGAEALARNLLVDGETGESFPAQFPADISSLTEAVPSESEPPGLQNNLLSPLLTGTESPFDLEQQWQDLMSIMEMQAMEVNTSTSEILYSAPPGDPLSANYSLAPNTPINQNVSLHQASLGGCSQDFSLFSPEVESLPVADSSTLLPLVPSNSTNLNSTFGSTNLAGLFFPPQLNGTANDTAGPELPDPLGGLLDEAMLDEISLMDLAIEEGFNPVQASQLEEEFDSDSGLSLDSSHSPSSLSSSEGSSSSSSSSSSASSSASSSFSEEGAVGYSSDSETLDLEEAEGAVGYQPEYSKFCRMSYQDPSPLSCLPYLEHVGHNHTYNMAPSALDSADLPPPSTLKKGSKEKQSDFLDKQMSRDEHRARAMKIPFTNDKIINLPVEEFNELLSKYQLSEAQLSLIRDIRRRGKNKMAAQNCRKRKLDTILNLERDVEDLQRDKARLLREKVEFLRSLRQMKQKVQSLYQEVFGRLRDENGRPYSPSQYALQYTGDGSVLLIPRALADQQARRQERKPKDRRK